Within bacterium, the genomic segment TTTATCCGTGCCGACAACCCTTACAGGAACAATAGGTGTTCTTATGGTTTTATTAGAAAGAGAAGCAATAAGCCCTATGCCTTTTTCTGCCTTATTTCCTTCCCTTGTTCCTTCTGGAAAAATAAGGATAGACCCACCATTCTCAAGGATTCTTACTATCTTTTTTATTACATCCTTATTAAACCCCTTCCTATCCACAGGAATGGCATTTAGGTTTTTTATTATCCATCCAAAAATTGGAAAGAATAGCTCCTTTTTTGCAAAATAGTGCAAATGTCTTTTTATTGAGACCCCTATTACTGGTGGATCAAGGTAGCTTAAATGGTTTGAGGCAATTATAAATGGACCTGTGAGTGGAATATTCTCACATCCATTGATGGATAATCTAAAATATGGCTTAAAAATGCAATAAAGGGCTCTCTTTACAAAGGAATAAAAAATATTCCTTCTGTAAAACCCTATCTTCTCTACTATCCTTTCTGCTACAGCATCCTCTGAAATACTATCTGTTCTTATAAGAAGGCTATCTTTTGGTCTTGTAAAGGGAGCAATGTCCCTTGTTTTGTCTTTGTTATCCCTATTTTCAATCTCCTCGTTATCCCTCCTTTGTTTCCTTATTGAAGACTCTGCATCAAGGAAGAATTTAAAGACCGTATCTGGAAATACAACTGAGCCAATATCCCTTCCCTCAACAACAATTCCCCTTCCTTTTGCAAGGCTTTGAATGAGCCTTGTTACATATTCCCTTACATTGGGATAGGCTGATATAGTAGAGACATTTAAAGAAACATCATTATTTCTTAAATTTTCTGTAATATCC encodes:
- the cmk gene encoding (d)CMP kinase, with the translated sequence MKTVIIAIDGPSGAGKTTTARLVAKKLGFNYCSSGSAYRAICYLGLSKNINLNDPEAIMSIFKKNDIILNNGSVSFCNRDITENLRNNDVSLNVSTISAYPNVREYVTRLIQSLAKGRGIVVEGRDIGSVVFPDTVFKFFLDAESSIRKQRRDNEEIENRDNKDKTRDIAPFTRPKDSLLIRTDSISEDAVAERIVEKIGFYRRNIFYSFVKRALYCIFKPYFRLSINGCENIPLTGPFIIASNHLSYLDPPVIGVSIKRHLHYFAKKELFFPIFGWIIKNLNAIPVDRKGFNKDVIKKIVRILENGGSILIFPEGTREGNKAEKGIGLIASLSNKTIRTPIVPVRVVGTDKALGIGEFFIKPKKVSIIIGKPIFPEKLDLKDYQKTADFVMEEIRRF